In Methanocella sp., a single genomic region encodes these proteins:
- a CDS encoding metalloregulator ArsR/SmtB family transcription factor, with amino-acid sequence METVNQKDDCEACIIHADAVDRARTRAKELEGNTIIRLSDIFKVMGDPTRLKIIHALSSGEMCVCDIAAALGMEHSAISHQLRILRNMRVVKFRKQGKEAIYSLDDEHVLELFNEGLEHARHG; translated from the coding sequence ATGGAGACCGTAAACCAAAAAGACGACTGCGAAGCCTGCATCATCCATGCAGACGCCGTCGACCGGGCTAGAACAAGGGCAAAGGAGCTGGAAGGCAACACCATCATCCGCCTGTCGGATATTTTCAAGGTCATGGGCGATCCCACCCGGCTCAAGATCATCCATGCCCTCTCCTCGGGCGAGATGTGCGTCTGCGACATCGCCGCCGCCCTGGGCATGGAACATTCCGCCATTTCTCACCAGCTACGCATATTACGGAACATGCGCGTGGTAAAATTTCGAAAACAGGGCAAGGAAGCCATCTATTCTTTAGACGACGAGCACGTGCTCGAGCTCTTCAACGAGGGCCTGGAACACGCCAGGCACGGCTAG
- a CDS encoding winged helix-turn-helix domain-containing protein codes for MPSKNIAAVLNNESNLRILEKLKVKPFYPRELAGEMGLSEPFIVRRLKAMEEHDIVEGRWESENGRKVKRYYVKDIRMQLGKDGLKVTSAEATPGGKIDMKKEATRFFLRLPLILIIFYGVVSQNAVILSVTCLYCIWLIAMNAALYRNYPYKNIVTGIALLVAGLISMSTILVIRFIPIDLLVDSSLPIGLFYAGIGFFFFMGMIYHIRFSMVEAGEMNADKRELIGSLGSASMAVKLFYMPMALRWKINEYFNLV; via the coding sequence GTGCCTTCGAAGAATATCGCCGCCGTCCTCAACAACGAGTCAAACCTGCGCATACTTGAGAAGCTCAAGGTGAAGCCGTTTTATCCGCGGGAACTCGCCGGTGAGATGGGGCTCAGCGAGCCGTTCATCGTGCGCCGTTTAAAAGCGATGGAAGAGCACGATATCGTCGAAGGCCGGTGGGAGTCTGAAAACGGCCGCAAGGTAAAGCGGTATTATGTCAAAGACATCAGGATGCAGCTGGGCAAGGACGGGCTGAAGGTAACGTCGGCCGAGGCTACGCCCGGTGGCAAGATCGATATGAAAAAAGAGGCCACCAGATTCTTTTTACGTCTTCCACTCATCCTCATTATCTTTTACGGGGTGGTATCCCAGAATGCAGTGATCTTATCGGTGACGTGCCTGTACTGCATCTGGCTCATAGCAATGAATGCGGCGCTATATCGCAATTACCCGTATAAGAACATCGTCACAGGTATCGCATTACTGGTCGCCGGCCTCATATCCATGTCCACGATACTGGTGATCAGATTCATTCCAATTGACCTTCTGGTCGATTCCAGCTTGCCGATCGGCCTATTTTACGCGGGGATCGGGTTCTTCTTTTTCATGGGGATGATATACCATATACGCTTTTCCATGGTCGAGGCCGGGGAGATGAACGCCGATAAGAGGGAGCTCATCGGGAGCCTTGGATCCGCGTCCATGGCGGTAAAATTGTTTTACATGCCCATGGCGCTAAGGTGGAAGATAAACGAATATTTTAATCTCGTATGA